From Methanosarcina lacustris Z-7289, one genomic window encodes:
- a CDS encoding inorganic diphosphatase, whose amino-acid sequence MTERQVENVLIEIPKGCRNKYEYDKEKKAIKYDRMLFSSMVYPSDYGFFPDTLALDGDPLDAMVLTWEPTFPGCLMEVHLVGLFDMEDDKGRDQKILCVPKNDPLWNYIETIDQIPPHLLKVITNFFETYKNLEHKRVTVIGWKDLETAVTILQEAKARYIEQNK is encoded by the coding sequence ATGACTGAACGACAAGTTGAAAATGTGCTTATCGAGATCCCAAAGGGATGTAGGAACAAATACGAGTACGATAAAGAAAAGAAAGCGATAAAATACGATAGAATGCTTTTTTCTTCAATGGTATATCCTTCTGATTATGGGTTTTTCCCTGATACTCTAGCTCTTGATGGTGACCCTTTAGACGCTATGGTTTTAACATGGGAACCTACATTTCCAGGTTGTTTAATGGAAGTGCATCTTGTTGGATTATTTGACATGGAAGACGACAAAGGAAGAGATCAAAAAATACTCTGCGTTCCAAAAAATGACCCTCTATGGAATTATATCGAAACAATTGACCAGATTCCTCCTCACTTACTAAAGGTAATTACAAACTTCTTTGAAACTTATAAGAATTTAGAACACAAACGAGTAACAGTTATTGGCTGGAAAGATCTTGAAACCGCAGTTACTATACTACAGGAAGCTAAAGCTCGATATATTGAACAAAATAAATAA